Proteins co-encoded in one Bemisia tabaci chromosome 9, PGI_BMITA_v3 genomic window:
- the Abi gene encoding LOW QUALITY PROTEIN: abl interactor 2 (The sequence of the model RefSeq protein was modified relative to this genomic sequence to represent the inferred CDS: inserted 1 base in 1 codon; deleted 1 base in 1 codon), which yields MNEPESSQINVQSIEDDAASATTKESDSDSVSFNFKSFDGFLDRAIGELQTSQRSSIIVEEDGRSSFVGSERRDGSGSTPSLPSLDFIPVMGVLDDQKYIVSTTASIAETSIITDSDFNVPHNVPPTGQTDSNRESGVESDSDNMAELAALLNTEIPEGRNSLLDSHTNLERVAEYCEGNYFQAENKRIALEETKNYTTQSLASVAYQINTLAYNFLQLLDLQAVQLSEMEGQMNHIAQMVMIHKEKVARREIGVLTANKTTNRQYKIIAPASPEKPIKYVRKPIDFNALDDIGHGXSQQYAEKKQRGGSGSQGSIHPPNASPLGVGPAPTTKPPTPPSVIRATGSLSKSSREYRTPPAVAPPQVPSHYAPNYPIGHPRRERGPGYSTLPHASSHHAPQIGMVHPQPQQNNTSVLQINNNAQTMPPPPSPLTLANHSASGMEMINDGRQYLHTLPRHPSNNSPPLPPPPEEEHARFGQPRGATRVMPIIPDEHDLPGWVPKNYIEKVVAIYDYFADKEDELSFQESAVIYVLKKNDDGWWEGVMDGTTGLFPGNYVEPCM from the exons ATGAATGAGCCAGAATCTTCTCAAATCAATGTGCAGTCCATTGAAGATGATGCGGCCAGTGCTACGACGAAAGAAAGTGACTCAGACAGTGTTTCtttcaacttcaaaagcttCGATGGATTCTTGGACCGAGCCATAGGAGAGCTGCAAACTAGCCAGCGCTCCTCTATTATTGTCGAAGAGGACGGCCGCTCTAGCTTTGTGGGGTCCGAAAGGAGGGATGGGAGTGGAAGTACGCCCAGTCTTCCGAGCCTCGATTTCATCCCCGTCATGGGGGTTCTTGATGATCAAAAGTATATTGTGTCAACAACCGCAAGCATAGCTGAAACTAGTATTATTACCGATAGTGATTTTAATGTTCCTCACAATGTTCCTCCGACAGGTCAAACTGATAGCAACAGGGAGTCCGGCGTTGAAAGTGATTCCGATAACATGGCAGAGTTAGCGGCACTCCTGAACACGGAGATCCCGGAGGGGAGGAATAGTCTCCTAGACAGTCACACAAATTTAGAACGGGTAGCTGAGTATTGTGAAGGAAATTATTTTCAG gctgaaaacaaaagaatagctctagaagaaacaaaaaattataccACTCAATCGCTAGCAAGTGTTGCATATCAAATAAACACCTTGGCGTATAATTTTCTTCAGTTGTTAGATCTGCAGGCTGTACAACTCTCAGAAATGGAAGGGCAGATGAATCATATTGCTCAG atggTAATGATTCACAAGGAGAAGGTAGCTCGAAGAGAAATAGGTGTACTAACTGCTAACAAGACCACAAATCGCCAGTATAAAATAATTGCTCCAGCAAGCCCAGAAAAGCCAATAAAATATGTTCGCAAGCCTATAGATTTTAATG CTCTCGACGACATCGGCCATG GTTCGCAGCAATATGCCGAGAAAAAGCAGCGGGGTGGAAGTGGAAGTCAAGGTTCCATCCATCCTCCCAACGCATCTCCCCTTGGCGTTGGCCCTGCTCCTACGACCAAGCCACCCACACCGCCATCTGTAATCCGTGCTACTGGATCTCTCAGCAAAAGCTCTCGTGAATACCGTACTCCCCCTGCAGTAGCTCCGCCTCAG GTACCCAGCCATTATGCTCCAAACTATCCAATCGGCCATCCTAGAAGAGAACGTGGCCCAGGTTACAGCACGCTACCGCATGCTTCATCTCACCATGCTCCACAGATTGGAATGGTCCACCCACAGCCACAGCAGAACAATACTTCAGTTCTGCAAATAAATAACAATGCTCAGACCATGCCTC ctcCGCCATCGCCTCTGACTCTGGCGAATCATTCAGCATCAGGGATGGAAATGATTAATGATGGGCGGCAATACCTGCATACATTGCCACGACATCCATCGAACAACTCACCGCCTTTACCACCCCCGCCAGAAGAGGAACATGCTCGCTTCGGACAACCCAGAGGTGCCACTAGAGTCATGCCGATCATCCCAGATGAGCATGATCTACCGGGCTGGGTTCCTAAAAATTACATCGAAAAAG TGGTTGCAATATACGATTATTTCGCGGACAAGGAGGATGAGCTTAGTTTCCAAGAAAGCGCTGTCATTTACGTTCTCAAGAAAAATGATGATGGCTGGTGG GAAGGTGTCATGGACGGAACAACAGGGCTTTTCCCTGGCAATTATGTAGAGCCGTGCATGTAA
- the LOC109035915 gene encoding zinc finger protein-like 1 homolog, which yields MGLCKCPKRKVTNQFCYEHRVNICEHCMVANHSKCIVQSYIQWLQDSDYDPVCQLCYKKLVLGDCIRLTCYHVFHWKCLDEYARQLPSTTAPAGYSCPTCHSKIFPPSNLVSPVADELREKLAGVNWARIGLGLPILSIDREKKPPNDVDSSLPNGMENSSNHVDVVVHIQDSSPSYSLSDNSNQVPRRGLLQSSEQSSKEPLIFPDHDENKYKRRSFTDWFKRWWMSVNRQSRSKPSSHLYKRYCMVGVLFFIALICLIVVFKKLGSMATENDPIFDPHHNSFVKVEME from the exons ATGGGATTGTGCAAGTGTCCAAAACGAAAAGTCACCAATCAATTTTGCTACGAGCACAGGGTCAATATCTGTGAACACTGTATGGTAGCGAATCATTCCAAA tgtattgtTCAGTCATACATCCAGTGGCTACAAGACAGTGATTATGATCCTGTTTGTCAGTTGTGCTATAAGAAACTTGTTCTGGGAGACTGCATTCGTCTAACTTGCTACC atgTGTTTCACTGGAAATGTTTAGATGAGTACGCAAGGCAATTACCGTCAACAACAGCTCCTGCCGGGTATTCTTGTCCAACAtgtcattcaaaaatatttcctccAAGCAATCTTGTATCTCCAGTTGCAGACGAGCTTAGAGAAAAATTAGCCGGTGTCAACTGGGCACGAATTGGTCTCGGATTGCCCATT CTTAGCATAGATCGGGAGAAAAAACCACCGAATGATGTCGATTCAAGTCTTCCGAATGGAATGGAAAATTCAAGCAATCATGTTGACGTAGTTGTACATATCCAGGACTCATCGCCATCATACAGTCTTTCAGATAATTCCA ATCAAGTTCCCCGCCGCGGACTATTACAGTCATCAGAACAAAGTTCTAAGGAGCCCTTGATCTTTCCTGATCATGATGAAAACAAGTATAAAAGGAGATCATTCACTGATTGGTTTAAAAGATGGTGgat GTCTGTCAACCGTCAATCAAGAAGTAAGCCAAGCAGTCATTTGTACAAGCGATATTGTATGGTGGGGGTCCTCTTCTTCATTGCGCTAATATGTCTTATCGTAGTATTCAAGAAGTTGGGGAGTATGGCCACAGAAAATGACCCCATTTTTGATCCACATCACAACTCGTTTGTCAAAGTGGAAATGGAGTGA